From the genome of Desulfovibrio inopinatus DSM 10711, one region includes:
- a CDS encoding B12-binding domain-containing radical SAM protein: MSHIQLVGLAETKPLDGKLWKLPFAFPIIISQLQKTTHTFDHLDTYLNRLTLEELSSKLQKSDSRIFGISAWSHNYLHVKQLSADIRKAHKDAIIIVGGIISGNDQVLLEKTDVDIVSTCPEGESVLPDLLDELGRPHPDLRSVNGISFKDNKTGTIVRTESHKIMNQIEFQNQEFPAYEYFDEELKEIAYNLNSCTDHPVQAFPILTSRGCPFHCTFCGHLYGHRMLRKKWETLLDEFDFLINRYGFTGFYAYDTNMFLNAKDIEEYCQLYDERGMNFKLIGSLRLSFGSYDLYKKLADHGVAVGLFGLETGSQDMLKRMKKNLNHQEARQRLKAAIDAGITMHGNFIFGTPGENVRTIAETRSFMLFIEDLIEKQKRDFKKQGKMNTSGYGWTILIPSPSSELYHEAMGEKLITDEDEYLTSLSDEKFQRLLTGSSSKIALAQEAGNLNMSEFTSRRALAHYIKFNWHYVKVLAALRHRQRLFSNPKAVLNSAGIAAKNYVAYLFHTAVDTLKGRKGYVPRDKRGLPPLIPEPGMTSRRG; the protein is encoded by the coding sequence ATGTCGCATATACAGCTCGTCGGTCTTGCGGAAACCAAACCGTTGGATGGAAAACTGTGGAAGCTCCCTTTTGCTTTTCCCATCATCATCAGCCAATTGCAGAAAACGACACATACGTTCGACCATCTCGATACGTATTTGAATCGGCTCACCTTAGAAGAGCTCAGCAGCAAGCTGCAAAAGTCCGATAGTCGTATTTTCGGCATTAGTGCCTGGTCGCATAACTATTTACATGTCAAACAGCTTTCAGCCGATATCCGCAAGGCACACAAAGATGCCATTATCATCGTCGGCGGCATTATTTCGGGTAATGATCAAGTCCTTCTTGAAAAGACGGATGTAGACATTGTTTCCACGTGCCCGGAAGGTGAATCCGTTCTTCCTGATCTGTTGGATGAACTGGGGAGACCGCACCCCGATTTGCGCTCGGTCAACGGCATCTCATTTAAAGATAACAAGACCGGAACGATCGTCAGGACCGAGTCGCACAAGATAATGAATCAGATCGAATTTCAAAACCAGGAATTCCCGGCATACGAATATTTCGATGAAGAGCTGAAAGAGATCGCCTATAATCTGAATTCATGTACGGACCATCCCGTTCAGGCCTTTCCTATATTGACGTCACGAGGATGCCCCTTTCATTGTACATTCTGCGGTCACCTCTATGGCCACCGCATGCTCAGGAAAAAGTGGGAAACGCTCCTCGATGAATTCGACTTTTTGATCAATCGCTATGGTTTTACCGGGTTCTACGCATACGACACCAATATGTTCCTTAACGCCAAGGATATCGAAGAATACTGCCAGCTTTATGATGAGCGAGGAATGAATTTCAAGCTCATCGGCAGCTTGCGCCTCTCCTTTGGCAGTTACGACTTGTACAAAAAACTGGCGGATCATGGGGTTGCCGTTGGGCTGTTCGGCCTTGAGACCGGGAGCCAAGACATGCTCAAACGCATGAAAAAGAACCTGAATCACCAAGAGGCCAGACAAAGGCTCAAGGCTGCTATCGACGCCGGAATCACGATGCATGGCAACTTTATCTTCGGTACGCCGGGTGAAAACGTCCGAACCATCGCTGAAACGCGCTCGTTTATGTTGTTTATTGAAGACCTTATCGAAAAACAAAAGCGTGATTTCAAAAAGCAGGGCAAGATGAATACGTCCGGATACGGCTGGACGATCCTGATTCCTTCGCCCTCATCCGAGCTGTACCACGAAGCGATGGGTGAAAAACTCATCACGGACGAGGATGAATATCTCACCTCCCTCAGCGACGAAAAATTTCAGCGTCTGCTCACAGGCAGCTCTTCAAAGATCGCTCTGGCGCAGGAGGCAGGAAACCTCAATATGAGTGAGTTTACCTCACGTCGCGCTCTGGCGCATTACATCAAATTCAACTGGCATTACGTCAAAGTGCTGGCTGCCCTCCGCCATAGACAAAGACTCTTTTCAAACCCAAAGGCTGTGCTCAACAGCGCGGGGATCGCTGCCAAGAACTATGTAGCGTATCTCTTCCATACTGCTGTGGATACACTGAAAGGGCGCAAGGGCTACGTGCCACGAGACAAAAGGGGCCTGCCTCCGTTGATCCCCGAGCCGGGTATGACTTCGCGGCGAGGGTAA
- a CDS encoding glycosyltransferase, protein MKRHTKDSLVSSILLDDVFMNMRAEAVAHFIASLPNEEKLVLYGCGTIARILAMQHAEELTKANVIFATTDAPRENTFHGFPWTKASQIPLDTSKVLLLSATYEDAMCEEIGFLHNTDVIFLKQALTEGINESLLTKALQHVSHEMDNVLQCLADRFSDDDDVICFLDPDLSMPYLEMYASMRKAGKKLVLLSRSHVPSKIPYDKMEEYGFADFFYEAPSLHYLWVMIPRLLQKANFSIVNAWCLYYTFSIFNHVIETSKAPVVVWLDSILSQVVQVDGARQHLLEEQGIDEKRATALEKTLSHRAAGLVSRIPTQMIDKMKEQHESKVPSLLFYRPLLPIEAPVQRTHESNRPPKVIFVCSLHTRPDVTLNIGWPLESIYEPIEVFTNQGIEFHIFNPLDVGGGYGTLREMDRKNHLLHYSGAIHPEDLLQEIADSDYLWLGRRVPPCPSGYHETHLPLTIFQAVSAGTPVIVSSELSSLAQLVTDFNLGFVLASEDWKNVRKHMEAFDYETSLQDIKEFRKSLSPERMALRLTDFYETIHRSER, encoded by the coding sequence ATGAAGCGGCATACAAAAGATTCACTCGTCAGCAGTATTTTGCTCGACGACGTATTTATGAATATGCGTGCGGAAGCTGTCGCTCACTTCATTGCGTCGTTACCGAACGAGGAAAAATTGGTCTTGTATGGGTGCGGTACCATCGCCCGTATTCTGGCTATGCAGCATGCCGAAGAACTCACAAAGGCAAACGTCATCTTTGCTACAACCGATGCTCCACGGGAAAATACATTTCACGGTTTTCCGTGGACCAAGGCCTCCCAGATTCCTCTCGATACGAGCAAAGTCCTTCTTCTGTCGGCAACGTATGAAGATGCCATGTGTGAAGAGATTGGCTTTCTCCACAACACCGATGTGATATTCCTCAAGCAGGCTCTTACCGAGGGTATCAATGAGAGCCTCCTCACCAAAGCGTTGCAGCATGTTTCGCATGAAATGGACAACGTGTTGCAATGCCTGGCGGATCGATTTTCCGACGATGACGACGTCATCTGTTTTCTGGATCCGGATCTCTCCATGCCCTATCTCGAAATGTATGCCAGCATGCGCAAAGCAGGAAAGAAGCTGGTGCTTCTTTCTCGGAGCCACGTACCGAGCAAGATTCCTTATGATAAGATGGAAGAATACGGCTTTGCGGACTTTTTTTACGAAGCCCCATCTCTCCATTATCTTTGGGTTATGATACCACGGCTTTTGCAAAAAGCGAATTTCTCTATCGTCAATGCGTGGTGCCTCTATTACACATTTTCTATTTTTAACCATGTTATAGAGACATCGAAAGCGCCCGTGGTTGTCTGGCTTGATTCCATTCTGAGTCAGGTGGTGCAAGTTGATGGAGCCCGACAACATCTTCTTGAAGAGCAAGGCATAGACGAGAAGCGAGCAACGGCACTCGAAAAAACGCTTTCCCATCGCGCAGCGGGATTGGTCTCGCGTATCCCTACGCAGATGATCGACAAGATGAAAGAACAGCATGAAAGCAAGGTGCCCTCACTTCTTTTCTACAGGCCGCTTCTCCCCATTGAGGCGCCCGTACAACGTACTCACGAAAGTAATCGTCCTCCCAAAGTCATTTTTGTGTGCTCTCTGCACACGAGACCCGATGTGACACTCAACATTGGTTGGCCTTTGGAGAGCATTTATGAACCCATCGAAGTCTTTACCAATCAGGGTATTGAATTTCATATTTTCAACCCTCTCGATGTCGGTGGGGGCTATGGTACGCTCAGAGAGATGGACCGAAAGAACCATCTACTCCATTATAGCGGAGCTATTCATCCAGAGGATTTACTCCAAGAAATTGCTGACAGCGATTACCTTTGGCTTGGGAGAAGGGTTCCGCCCTGCCCTTCCGGCTATCATGAAACTCACTTGCCGTTGACGATCTTCCAAGCTGTTTCCGCAGGCACTCCTGTGATTGTCTCATCCGAGCTTTCCTCTCTTGCTCAACTCGTGACCGACTTTAATTTGGGCTTTGTCCTTGCAAGCGAGGACTGGAAAAACGTTCGAAAACATATGGAAGCATTTGACTACGAAACATCGTTGCAAGACATAAAAGAATTTAGAAAATCCTTATCTCCGGAACGGATGGCCCTTCGACTTACCGATTTTTATGAAACGATCCACCGGAGCGAGAGGTAA
- a CDS encoding class I SAM-dependent methyltransferase, which yields MTRCPLCQETMRQAYTHPNAFFADRDVNLPLVMEICPACGFLFQSSAATPEYEDVMNTGYGEYYGKDIFAFPRRDRESLKALDMLLRNLPDVPMPSLLEIGSNKGDLLYMVKEKRPECNVLGIDPGMSNDRGVPTVREYFRPELFASTFDVVILKHILEHFTDPKGFLQGVSRVLSDNGLLYVDVPNLNWILQDGTEGFVLHHVGYFTLNTLRIALEGFEVVEAEEEASLRAVFRKSSSPAPVTQEDVSGVAAQCALLEENRKKVMNRILTAAHNGTPLIFYGAYTIFRLLYREIRYQAPQAACSFYDDNYDGESEPVFGLKRCKELHQDALVILCSNNSETLDAMEQRLQGRNLNIVRPWRSHE from the coding sequence ATGACCCGATGTCCTCTTTGTCAGGAAACCATGCGCCAAGCATATACGCACCCGAACGCTTTTTTTGCCGACCGAGATGTCAATCTGCCCTTGGTCATGGAAATTTGTCCTGCATGTGGTTTCCTCTTTCAATCGAGTGCCGCCACCCCCGAATACGAAGACGTCATGAACACGGGGTATGGGGAGTATTACGGCAAGGACATTTTCGCTTTTCCACGCCGAGATCGAGAAAGCCTCAAAGCCCTGGATATGTTGCTGCGTAATCTTCCTGACGTTCCCATGCCCTCTCTCCTTGAAATCGGCTCCAATAAAGGAGATCTGCTGTATATGGTCAAGGAGAAGCGACCGGAATGCAACGTACTCGGCATCGATCCCGGTATGTCGAATGACAGAGGGGTGCCCACAGTTCGGGAATATTTTCGTCCAGAACTCTTCGCCTCGACATTCGATGTGGTCATACTCAAACATATTTTGGAGCACTTCACAGACCCGAAAGGCTTTTTGCAGGGCGTTTCTCGCGTTCTGTCCGACAATGGACTCCTCTATGTCGACGTTCCCAACCTGAATTGGATTTTGCAGGATGGAACGGAAGGGTTTGTACTCCACCACGTAGGGTATTTTACCCTGAATACGCTTCGCATAGCTCTGGAAGGTTTTGAAGTGGTCGAGGCAGAGGAAGAGGCATCATTGCGCGCCGTGTTTCGCAAATCTTCTTCCCCAGCGCCCGTTACGCAGGAAGATGTCTCGGGGGTAGCCGCACAATGCGCCTTGTTGGAAGAGAACAGAAAGAAGGTCATGAACCGCATCCTCACGGCCGCACACAATGGAACACCTCTGATTTTTTATGGGGCGTACACCATATTTCGTCTGCTCTATAGAGAAATTCGTTACCAGGCTCCCCAAGCAGCATGCTCATTTTACGACGATAACTATGATGGCGAGAGCGAACCTGTTTTCGGTCTGAAGCGTTGTAAAGAACTCCATCAGGATGCCCTTGTCATCCTCTGCTCCAATAATAGCGAGACATTGGATGCTATGGAACAACGCCTGCAGGGCAGGAACCTGAACATCGTCCGCCCTTGGAGATCGCATGAGTGA
- a CDS encoding NAD-dependent epimerase/dehydratase family protein — translation MSEERESKKVVVFGAGGFIGSVLTQLLGNMGWDVRPMTRNECDMASAESMAQAVASLDPGMSAVLCASISRVQEDSIQSFLENIMMAENFAAAARPGQFRSIIFLSSTDVYGNKPICPLTERTLTEPAGYYALSKFASERILSNSENLDCPIASLRLPGIFGPTDDGKSILGLFAKRIVTGQTIRLFGDGSTLRDFVLVDDLCSVILALLNKPYNGVLNIAAGKSHKLIDILQLMAEKAGCELIIQREPPGERSNDLVFDVSAMHGAVGPLYMTPLETGINRLIKHVKERIGATC, via the coding sequence ATGAGTGAAGAACGTGAAAGCAAAAAAGTGGTTGTTTTCGGGGCCGGTGGATTTATTGGCTCCGTCTTGACGCAATTACTTGGTAATATGGGCTGGGATGTGCGCCCCATGACTCGCAATGAATGCGACATGGCCTCGGCCGAAAGCATGGCTCAGGCGGTTGCCTCTCTTGATCCTGGTATGTCCGCCGTTCTCTGTGCCAGTATCAGTCGAGTTCAGGAAGACTCTATTCAGTCATTTCTGGAAAACATTATGATGGCTGAAAATTTTGCTGCGGCCGCACGACCGGGACAGTTTCGATCAATCATTTTTCTCAGTTCGACCGACGTTTACGGCAACAAGCCGATATGTCCTCTGACGGAACGTACTTTGACAGAACCTGCCGGATACTATGCGCTTTCCAAATTTGCCAGCGAGCGTATTCTATCCAATTCTGAGAATCTCGATTGCCCCATTGCCTCACTGAGGCTGCCGGGGATCTTCGGCCCGACCGACGACGGCAAGAGCATTCTTGGTCTCTTTGCAAAACGTATTGTCACTGGACAGACCATTCGTCTTTTTGGAGATGGCTCTACTTTGCGCGATTTTGTCCTAGTAGATGATTTATGCTCCGTCATTCTTGCTTTGCTGAACAAACCATACAATGGAGTTCTCAATATCGCTGCCGGAAAAAGCCATAAGTTGATTGATATTCTGCAACTCATGGCCGAAAAAGCAGGCTGCGAACTCATTATTCAACGCGAGCCACCCGGAGAACGATCCAATGATCTTGTCTTTGATGTCAGTGCCATGCATGGCGCGGTAGGGCCTCTGTACATGACGCCTTTGGAGACAGGTATCAATCGGCTCATCAAGCACGTTAAAGAGAGGATAGGCGCAACATGCTGA
- a CDS encoding DUF268 domain-containing protein codes for MLNVLHSFANLKANTIAIYGAGAYGLSVRNDIAQERPDITVACFLDTFKPSGTIDDFDLVNINDVDTTLLQSLDAIIIASANYEDIGEKVEKLGFSSLYILMRSLEDEKLRQDKNVFEATEALISERDYHRYFHTMYYWRYLALRQEHFGDPAPVPPLMTSIPPEMREAFTMGGQCEILDYKVWDKRYPSNYPLIYTDEEVDDCLRRIDEGENSIYGQLDVWFREALQKYPIEGTEVAVMGSLTPWYESLCIKFGGHPVTIDYNAIISKTKRISTLTTEELKSRKSGFDHAISISSFEHDGLGAYGDPIDPDGDLKAMRNMKNVIKPGGLMFFNVPVSWDDMIYFNEFRSYGRVRLAMMFEGFELVDSWGYSESRLQAEPKKVFNPLFVLKNK; via the coding sequence ATGCTGAATGTTCTTCATTCTTTTGCGAACCTGAAGGCAAACACCATCGCCATTTATGGCGCTGGAGCCTACGGACTGTCTGTACGGAACGATATTGCTCAAGAGCGCCCAGATATCACGGTTGCCTGTTTTTTGGATACGTTCAAGCCGAGCGGCACCATTGATGATTTCGATTTGGTCAACATTAACGACGTCGATACGACACTGTTGCAATCTCTTGATGCCATAATCATTGCTTCGGCAAACTATGAAGACATTGGCGAGAAAGTTGAAAAACTGGGTTTCTCCTCTCTCTATATTCTTATGCGTTCGCTGGAAGACGAGAAGTTACGCCAAGATAAAAATGTTTTTGAAGCGACGGAAGCGCTCATCTCCGAACGTGATTACCACCGCTATTTTCACACCATGTATTACTGGCGCTACTTGGCTTTGCGCCAAGAGCACTTTGGAGACCCTGCACCGGTGCCACCTCTCATGACATCCATCCCTCCAGAAATGCGAGAGGCGTTCACCATGGGCGGACAATGTGAGATTTTGGACTACAAAGTATGGGATAAGCGCTATCCGTCCAACTATCCGCTTATTTACACCGACGAAGAAGTAGACGACTGCCTGCGGCGCATCGATGAAGGGGAAAACAGTATATATGGTCAGTTGGATGTCTGGTTCCGCGAAGCGCTTCAGAAGTACCCGATTGAAGGGACGGAAGTTGCCGTTATGGGATCACTGACTCCCTGGTACGAAAGTCTCTGCATCAAGTTCGGGGGTCACCCTGTGACCATTGATTACAATGCCATCATTTCCAAAACAAAACGTATCTCCACGCTGACGACCGAGGAACTCAAGTCGAGGAAGTCCGGCTTTGACCACGCGATTTCCATTTCCTCGTTCGAACATGACGGTCTGGGCGCGTATGGTGATCCCATCGATCCGGACGGTGATTTGAAGGCCATGCGCAACATGAAAAACGTTATTAAACCAGGCGGACTCATGTTCTTCAACGTGCCGGTTTCCTGGGACGACATGATCTATTTTAACGAATTTCGTTCCTATGGAAGAGTCAGACTCGCCATGATGTTCGAGGGTTTCGAGCTTGTCGACTCTTGGGGATATAGTGAATCACGACTCCAAGCCGAACCCAAGAAGGTG